A segment of the Bradyrhizobium barranii subsp. barranii genome:
ACAATTTGTAGCGGCGTGCCAAGGCATTCGGCTTTGTTCTCCTGCCCTTGGAGCCGAAAGTAGATGCTGCCGTTTCTTAGGAATCGTTCTCAAGCGTCAGCTCCCCGATCTTGGCGTGCAGCGTTTTCACGTCCACCGCGGGCTCGCTCGTTCTGTTGCCACCGCGAGGACCAAAGACCTCGGCCGCCGCTTCCTGAAGCTGGGACTTCCACTGCGTGATCTGGTTCGGATGCACGTCGAAATGCTCAGCCAGCTCGGCCAGCGTCATCTCGCCCTTGATCCTTGATCGCCGCTAACGCCACCTTGGCCTTGAATGCGAGTGCGTGTGTGAATGCGGATCGAAATTTGACCCCTCAATCAGTCCATCTCGTGGGCTAACGTCTTGATTCTTCAAGTGCCGGAAAAGTGACCCCGGCGCCGATCGGCGTCGGACCCCCGCGCCGATTCACAGAAGCATGCGAAAACCATCGAGGCTCGCGGCGGAGACGTTGTCCAGCCGCATCAAGAAGCCGGATATACGTCAGTAGTTGTGGCCGTCGATCCTGATCAAGTCGGTCGTTGCAATCGGGCGGGGTCCATATGGGGTCCGGACGCCGATCGGCGTCCCAAGTGCTTGATGGGTCAATGTTCAGCGTCGATTCACAAAGATGTTGGCTGGAGATAGTCCTCGCCGCGAAAGCTGGCCGTACGCCTCACCGATGAGGAGCAGTATTTTGTCTCTGAATCTTCGGTCTATCGGCTGTTGACGGCGAAGCGCGCAGGCACATGCGCCATGCTGTCTTGGCGCGGCAATTGTCGTCATCAGGTTCTCGACAGCTTCCCCATTTAAGTTTAACAAACATACAGGGCTGATCCCCTTGGAAGAACATCCGCTGCCGATGCTCACGGTGCGTGCCTGCCGGCGCTGTAAAGGGCGGTTTGTTGCTGATTGCCGGCATGTCAGATCGATAGCCCAGGTTCATATTTGAGGAGGACGGATGGATTTCCCCTCGACCAAGTCGGTGCATGAACAATCGGGCAGCACGGGTCCGCAAGAGAGCTCACCCGCGGCTCCGTCTGCAGCCGCGGCGACCTTTGAGCGGCAATTGAGAGAGATCAGCAGGTCAGGTGTGGGTGGTGGAGCAATGCCGGCCGCCGCTGCGCTGCAGCCGGCTCAATCAACGGAGGTTTTGATAGGGAGGCAGTGCAATCAGATCCTTTACTCCGAGGATGCTCGCCTTATCTCGGGGCTTGAGAAGGCCCTTACGAAGGGCGGGGCCGCCAAAGGCACCACCAATAACTATTTACGTGTTCTTCGCGGCTTTGGCCATTGGCTCTCCGCAAATAACAAAAAGGGCATCTCTGCTCGGCTCGACGACAAAAAATCGCTGTCTCAAGATGCGCGCGAGTTCAGCGGAGAGGGTGAGCCCTGGAAACTTCTTACAGCAATAGGTCATCTCCGAAATTCGCAGTCGACCGGCGAAGTCGTGCCGATCACACGCCACGTTGAGGTAAATCCTTATCAGCAGGACGCGGAACTCATCAAAGAGTACCAAAACGAAGTAGCGTCAGAGATGGGCAAGAGGGATGCAACCGCTCTTCGCAATTTCAGCGACTACCTGCGTGACAACAACAAGAAGGGTATTGTTGGTCGGCTTCGCGGCGAGTTGTTAAATGAAGATGTTAAGAGCTATAAGAAAGTCTCCGCTTTTCGTTCGAAAATCGGTGTCGCGCTGGATCGTCTCCGAAAATCGTCGGCCGGCGCTAAGGCGATGGATCTCGAGCGCAATATTGATCCCGAAGACGCGGCCCTGAAGGAGTCGAGGCAGGTCGGCGACGCCGCTGCGCAGCACAGTTCGTCGCAGAAAGCTGGCAGTTGGCCAGAGGAATTGCTTCCTGCGGAAGGCCATGATCAGAATTTGCTTTTGGGGCCGATGGACGAACCCGGCGCGTCGTCCTCGGCGCCGCAGCCGACTCAGTCAACTGGGATTTTGAGAGGGAGGAGGAGACGGCCTCTTTATCCCGAGGATGCTGCCCTTATTTCGGGGCTTGAGAAGGCCCTCATCAAGGGCGGGGCCGCCGAAGGCACCGCCAAGGACCATGTACGTACTCTTCTCAGCTTTGGCCAGAGGCTCTACGCAAATAACAAAGATCCCATTGCTGCTCGGCTCGACGACGAAAAGTCACTGACCGCTGATGCGCGCGAGTTGTTCGAAAAGCGTCCCGCGACACTCCATAGGGCAATAGACCATCTCAGGACCTCGCGGTCGACGGGCGGAATCGTGCCGATCGCAGGCCGCACTGAGTTGCATCCTTATCCCCAGGACGCGGCACTCATCAAAGAGTACAAAAACGAAGTAGCGACAGATGCCGGCAAGAGGGATGCAACTGCTCTTCGCAATTTCAGCGACTACCTGCGTGACAACAACAGGCCGGGCATTGCTGCTGGGCTCGGCACGTCGTTTGATGGAGATGTCGAGAGCTATAGGAAGGTCGCCGGTGCTGATTCCAGGATTGGTGCCGCACTGGCTCGTCTCCGAAAATCGCAGGCCGGCGCTGAGGCGATGGAGCACGAGCGCCATATTGATCCCGAAGAGGCGGCCCTGAGGGAGTCGAGGCGGGTCGGCGACGCCGCTGCGCAGCACATTGCGTCGCAGAAGGGTGGCAGTTGGCCAGAGGAATTGCTTCCTGCGGAAGGCCATGATCAGGATTTGCTTTTGGGGCTGATGGATGAACCCGGCCCGTCGTCCTCGGCGCCGCAGTCGGCTCAGTCAACTTGGATTGTGATAGGGAAGAGGAAGCAGCCTCTTTATTCCGTGGATGCTCCCCTTATTTCGGGGCTTGAGAGGGCCCTCATCAAGGGCGGGTTCAGCAAATCCGCTGCCGAGCAGCACGGAGGTTCTCTTCGTAGCTTTAGCCGTTGGCTTTTCGCAAAAGAAAAACCGAGCATTCGTGATCGGCTCGACAATAAGTCGCTGACCGATGGCGGTGAGGTGCTCGAGTTCACCGGAGAGGGTAATCCAAAGAGACTCGTTCAGGCAATCGACTATCTCCGGACCTTGCGGTCGACGGGCGAAGTGCCGATCTCACGACGCGCTAAGCTGAATCCTCACCCCCAGAACGTGGCCTTTATCAATCCCGAAGACACGGTACTGATGGAGCCGAGGCGCGTCGACGCCGCCGCTGCGCAGCACAGCGCGTCGCAGGAAACTGGCCGTCGGCCAGAGGAGCTTCCCGCGGAAGGCCGCGATCAGGATTTGCTTTTGGGGCTGATGGACGAACCCCGCTCGTCGTCATCTCTCGAGCCAGCCGCGCGCCATGACCAGGCACCGGATCCCGGAGAGC
Coding sequences within it:
- a CDS encoding Ulp1 family isopeptidase: MDFPSTKSVHEQSGSTGPQESSPAAPSAAAATFERQLREISRSGVGGGAMPAAAALQPAQSTEVLIGRQCNQILYSEDARLISGLEKALTKGGAAKGTTNNYLRVLRGFGHWLSANNKKGISARLDDKKSLSQDAREFSGEGEPWKLLTAIGHLRNSQSTGEVVPITRHVEVNPYQQDAELIKEYQNEVASEMGKRDATALRNFSDYLRDNNKKGIVGRLRGELLNEDVKSYKKVSAFRSKIGVALDRLRKSSAGAKAMDLERNIDPEDAALKESRQVGDAAAQHSSSQKAGSWPEELLPAEGHDQNLLLGPMDEPGASSSAPQPTQSTGILRGRRRRPLYPEDAALISGLEKALIKGGAAEGTAKDHVRTLLSFGQRLYANNKDPIAARLDDEKSLTADARELFEKRPATLHRAIDHLRTSRSTGGIVPIAGRTELHPYPQDAALIKEYKNEVATDAGKRDATALRNFSDYLRDNNRPGIAAGLGTSFDGDVESYRKVAGADSRIGAALARLRKSQAGAEAMEHERHIDPEEAALRESRRVGDAAAQHIASQKGGSWPEELLPAEGHDQDLLLGLMDEPGPSSSAPQSAQSTWIVIGKRKQPLYSVDAPLISGLERALIKGGFSKSAAEQHGGSLRSFSRWLFAKEKPSIRDRLDNKSLTDGGEVLEFTGEGNPKRLVQAIDYLRTLRSTGEVPISRRAKLNPHPQNVAFINPEDTVLMEPRRVDAAAAQHSASQETGRRPEELPAEGRDQDLLLGLMDEPRSSSSLEPAARHDQAPDPGEPDRQQSPDEPMAALARSNRLPSEEVLINDEHDTAELRPAKRQRTLNNPQGVAGERQLSEIANSGGQPTPAPTHQQGTSSWETQPMLLRSGYEDVTAPHAVATYVGDAAAQHSAWQRAVSRPLVLPEGYDQDLRLMVEDGPSWPEVPPEQAQDIVQAGQEPAWPTVEAAPTHSARARSNTYGGIEVSFNPNSPASFELRDNAWSRAPGFPPPFAGPVPGHHQGARQLGSPQGLSPVSAHSDDDALAWLSEELARQMQEPASPSTARAQDLYREFEALLDPDAAELDDSAHFAPAPSARARSDTYGGLEVSFNPNSPASFELRDNAWSRAPGFPPPSAGPVPGHHQGARQLGSPQGLSPVSAHSDDDALAWLSEELARQMQEPASPSTAGAQDLYRGFGALLDPDAAELDDSAHFAPAPSARARSDTYDGLPLVDLTAPAPSPLRDDIVRRFPITSSDAQIGALNPIALSHNRGLVLEDTEWLGDEHILRDYQLQELDLQRSDSDLAARTRFVDPLEALRLRLGAESDVLRVFHRIVHDRRDNDTADFLLLPVNDASATDRGRHWSLLFVDRSNRQWPVAYHYDSYGRYNETHARQLAERLNIALQPAGMAQQQNTYDCGVFVVDGTRELVRQLAQGREPDQLNLSNVVANRQALQARLRG